The Leptidea sinapis chromosome 24, ilLepSina1.1, whole genome shotgun sequence region tattgaaactcTAAATATTATACTagggttaaataatttaatatcccgAACTAGTTGCCAATCATTTTAACAGCATCCGTACATTGAAtctaaatcattttattatgttGAAACAACTTTGTTTTAACTTTTGACGTTCCCCTTGCATATTTTAAAACGCTAGGTGTATGTGTGGATAGCACAAATGacttgtatataatttattcaattaattaattaactatttagagttacattaaggattggtctccgctgcgctccaattaaataccgcaggcgtagtgagagaactcgagccagtctcgaacaatgtgagACGTTGGCGTGCCCTATGTTCttttaaactttactaataattgaaactaaaatgccgggttgcgtagtaaaattttgtaaaaataatactacaggaaataagaaagacactgggatcacatatctgatatcatcagtattttgtattttgttaattttaaatgtaaaataacacgaagcgtatctTACATAATTTGAAAGATGACATTCAGTGCCAAAttgctattgttcttaggtagtgcggtatctagttgtagcgcagcggagaccaatccttaatctaagtatttaaataaaattttcaatagtCGTTTGTTAGGCATTATGAAGAATATTTCATACTGCAAGTAATTTATTATGTCAGCACATTGAAATCgtgatgatattaataataattatgttatttacaCTTGCGAGACTGTAACAGTGTATAAAGAAGTTAATAATATGTAGAAATATGTAGGTAGGTCACCAACGTCATCATCGTACCACCTATGAATCATGACTCGCCAGTCACCAGTCACCACAATCTGACCACTAACTatagacttacggccgttttcaataacctatcaatcCGTagcttaacttactagaggtagacaaatctatcattttacgcttacttacatttcaataacctattgatagatagcattggactataattatattggacataactatggatagataagatcttgtcattaaacggtgacagcaatgtgtccgtaagttaaagtaagtatagataggttattgaaaacggccgtcaGTAAATATTAGGGTATAGGTccacctgacagcccgataatgcgaGAGCAATTTTGTTTTGTCATTATGCGTTAGCTTACTAGCTAAACtactgtttaatattaaaaaaaactctggGTTGCATTTTATTAGCACATAACACATTGAATAACATTGCtgcattttattacattttatattcatactagctgacccggcaaacgttgttttgccatataaagtataattcacgcgatagttttataagtaataaaatattgcctatattatagcctgtacatcattttgttctattgtcaatagtttttgcagcgcacgcaaaaataggttttcgattttacaccttgtgttacaaaatagcaattttactacggatccctaattttgaaaaaaaaagcctatagccttcctcgataaatggactacccaacactgaaagaatcattcaaatcggaccagtagtaccagagattagcgcgttcaaacaaacaaacaaacaaacactgcagctttataatattatagtatagattatttacattttctaaTAATgacgtacttataaattattattttgtaattatttgaagtgaaaaagtgtattttgaaatacctactttcaataaattgttttgattgattgattagcTGTtgtagttaaggtttaagtcaaatttaacgtagtaacgctgactttaacatagactgcggaatgtgttgcaccatcttGCCTGCATCGTGCCTTGGCAcggttaaagttaaaaagtgaaatataaatcaatatcgaatatttatgtgaaacttttgacaggtcgctatttaacattaccatgagctttaaccggcgaatattagcggccgttttcaacaaCGTGTCCCTAGTTacagatacattgctgtcaccgtgtttaatgacaagatcttatctatccatagttatgtccaatatcgTTATAGTATGCTTTatatcgataggttattgaaatgtgagtaagcgtaaaaggatagatttgtaaTAAGTTAAACTCTGATCATTCTCAGATctgtagtaagttaaactaaggatagaaaggttattgaaaacggccgtagattTTTATGGTTAgtagttaaagttatgacgtcatgtAAATGGTGCAATTCATGTTTTGCTTAACCGtcactttaacatgtttgttattgcttaAGTTAGTTGGTGCTACCCAGACTAAGTAGCTAATGCTAAGCGTGGCAGATTTCCTACGACTTgtaaatcaaaatcggttacagtaacaaaagattcaatagatgttcttctctctcgcacgctgtGTTTGTCTGTACCCTAGTATACTGTTCGTCTATTACCTGCAGTACTTATGTATAGCAGTTTCAACTTTCACCTCTGTAGAACAATCAACAATAAATTTCCTTGCGCGATGTGTCCAGTCTCGATGTTACCTACTATGACATATTgtgttttgaaattatttatttattaggtagcCAACGTGCACATAACTATCTTAATCTATggacacatttaaaaatattttataattttgtacacTCCACTTATATATCTCAACATGTCTAATGGTTATAATAGTCCTTGgatagtttatacgtctagacagagcctcttgctgctagacaaccgatgaaaactggCCAGGTTTATGACTTTAGTGTCTTTGCCAAAACACGTCATATACTAGCTGTTTAAatgtttgtgttagtgtgcgatTAAATAGAGGTCAGCTGTcaatttttatcgacgtattcacagctgtcaccgtctatctagaagtataaataatcTGAGTAATACACATTCTttgtttaaaacttaaaaaaaggaagataattttgaaaaatataaataaaataagccacGAGCAAAaggataataaagaaaataattagaTACTTAGATAATAAACAaggaaacaaaagaaaaaaaaaaacaataactagGAACAATGACTAACAACATAAGCACGAACATTCATCTAGTGTCTATTCCCGCGGTGCTGGACTGGAAGATAGTGTGGTCGGTATATTCAGAGTGGCCGTGGAAAGAAAACGTTGtgtgaaaaaaaacacaatttttttcgccAGGAACCGTCACGGGCGTCCCCAGAAAATTATCAAAGTCTCACCACAATCTGATCAATGGTTTCTAAAACATAAGTAACAGATAACAcgaaaattgattttttatttagatatatatgaCTCTATCAAAGTTTTATCACAATCTGATTAATAAATCCGGAAAGCATATTGAACggacatacaaatatttatttttatttatatagatagatacGACTCTAGCAAAGTTTTATCCCAAGtttatctaggcgtataaaattattatcttaactttttcaatgaactttctGCCACGTAACTTACTGCGGTACAAGTTTCCTTGCCCAATGTTTCTAGGAGGATAGGACTAGGTTTACTTCCCCAAAGGCCCTCAAagcactcttgtgattcctctaggaTTGAAAGAAAATATGGCGGAGGTGATCAGGTTAGGGATGTTGCAGTTACTGAGTCAAAACATTGCTAATAATATTACGAGATTTAGCAATATTATGTGAATGAATACTTTATCAATGGACAACAGTTATTGCGAGGACGAGTGGAGTGAGTGCCAACTGTCCCTGCAGCAGGTAGCCCGAGGCGCCGGCGCTACCTGCCCCGTTATCACAATGGGGGAAACCTTAAcctatttatgaaataataccAGCGCATTGTATTAAACAacatcatttattataatataataataatcataactcTCAATATTGTAGGTAAGTCATAAATCccacatataaaaatacatttaatatattcatCTTATATTACAAATCTAAATCTATTCACAAAATATACCATCGTAATGTAATGCACTATGGCGTAATAAGGCACAATGATGGACTTGAGGTAGGCTTGCCAGATGGCCGGGAATTCCGGGATTGTCCCGGAATTTTACGTCTCGTCCCCTGTCTAATTACTAGAGTTTATTGTCCTGCATTCCGAAAACCTACCAgttttgtaacaaaataaaCTGACACCAAATGACACGACTGGCTGCCTGTGTGTGTGGGCGGCGGGCGGGAGGTATACTACAAGATAGTTCTTACTATGACCGCGACCCGACACCGTTGTCCTAGAAATGTCCCGGGTTTGATAAGTTTCTATCTGGCAACCCTAACTGGAGGCCGGCGACTAGATCACAGTAGAAGGCGGGCTCCGCGGCCGCTTCACCTGAGCGGCGCGGCGTACGCGGGCAGCGGGCACGGCGGGCACGGCGAGCACGCGGGCATTGAGCACGGCGAGCACGCGGGCAGTGAGCACGGTGAGCACGCGGGCAGCGAGCACGCCGCCGCACTCTGCACGGGCACGAACGCGGATACATGTCCGCCGCGCCCGCACGCCAGCGACGCGCGCTTGTCGTCCTCGTCCTCCATCAGGTATGGTCTGAACAACTTGAACGGCTTCTTGGGTGGCACGGGTGTTGCGGGGGCGTAGGACGGAATCGGCGCGGGCGGCGGAGACAACCGCCGCACGGACAGGTCGATGGGCTCCGCGATGAACGACTGAGCTCGCGGCACCGGCGCCGCGACTCCCGTGAGCACCTGGACCGGAGAGGTCGTGGTGACCACCGGCAGCGGCGGCGGAGGTGACGGCAACCGGGCGCTCTCCGGAGAACCCACCGAGTACGGGGGAGGAGACGGTGCGGGCTGCGGCGCTCGCCTCAGAAGTGCCGCTCGCAGCGCCGGCTCGGCTTGCAGCCATTTCTGGATCTGTCGTCGATGGATTCCGAATTTTCTCGCCGTCGCCCGTTGGTTCCCGCGGCACTGTGCGTCTCGCCTGTACGCATCCAGCACTTGCAATTTGAACTGCGGCGGGAATATACGTCGCGAGCCAGCGCGGCCCTCGGGGCGACGCTCGGCGGGTGCAGGAACCGAAAGTGTGTGGGCAGCGGCCATGTTGAATGTTTACGTGTGCGCGTGATGGCTGTCGGCGCCGGACTGACTGTCGGGTGTCGCGGTTGGTGCCGCGTCGCTGGCGGACGTCAGCGGGGCGGGGCGGCGCGGGGCGAGCGGCCGAGCCTAGAGCCGACTCACCACACGGTGTAGGCCGAGCATACActgttgaattatttttatttattttataaatgattaagGTTAATAATGACCGAATTCCTTTACGGACTTTTTGGATAGcttcattttcaaattctaCTTGAAATTGTGATTATCCTGCTCTTCCTACACaggatttaaaatataagaaattaattgaacgaaaacgaaataatttattgctgttttaaatttaaatgatatatCGGTACAGTGACTTAGCAATAAACGATTATTACACGGTCCAATAACTGATTATAAACTTCATATTAATTTCgtttaattcttttaatttaattcacttTATCCTAGTATTTAGATCTGATGACCTCATTTTATATACTGAAGTGATGTTGCAAGTTATTGATTTTTTAccatgtttattaattatatttccgCCTGCTTTCTTAATACTCGTTTGCTGTGTTTTGCTGATAATATGAAGTTATTTAATACCACTGAAACACTTAATGATGTTGAGAACCTTCAAGCTGACCTAGCTCGACTTGACAACTAATCATAATAAGCCAAGCCAATAAGCTTGATCTTAATCCTTTCAAATGCTCTTTGGTTACTTTcacttgtaaatataaaattatatcatcagcttataaattaaatgactCATGGaaatcagcccttgtccatccgatccataaaaaaggagacagttcggatccggcaaactacaggcctattgccattacctccctgctctccaaaatcatggagagcataattagtcGACAGCTTTTattatacctagagggtcaccagttgatcaacgaccgacagtacggctttcgccatggacggtcagcaggtgatcttctggtatacctaacacatagatgggcggcggctattgaaagcaaggggaaggcctggcagttagcctggatatagcgaaggcctttgatcgtgaatggcacaaggcgctcctctcaaaacttcgatcatttgggcttcccgagagcttatgcaagtagaccttcagcttcctcactgggcgcagcatacaagttgttgtcgacggtttttgctcgaaacCTAAGCCcttgaacgctggagtgccccaaggctgtgttctatctcccacgctgtttcttctgcatatcaatgatatgttggacacctccaacaatgACATACATGcgaaattggcttcgaagaagctgggcgtcatctaTTGattggccggcttgaagtagcccggcaatacttcaagccggcccacattctagcgctctacaaagcgcaggtccggccacacatggagtattgctgtcatctctggtctggcgcacctcagtatcagctcgatccatttgaccacgtgcaacgcagagcagctcgaattgtctcggacccagtgctctgtgaacggctgaatcacttggcgttgcgtagagacgtcgcttcagtgtgtgtcttctacctcgTTTATCAcgagaagtgttccgaagagctgtttaacctgattcctgccgccgaattccaccttcgcacgacacactacaagttaggatttcatccccaccatctggatgtgtggcggtcctccacagtacggttttcaaggagcttcttccacgtactacaaagctgtggaatgagcttccttttgcggtgtttccgggacgatacgacatgggtacctccaaaaaagcgcgtacacctttcttaaaggccggcaacgctcttgtgattcctctggtatcccgtacgctcgtttgtcctcctattccatataaaaaatacgCCTGTAAGTCTGTtgcgttttaattaatattatacatacatcgCTAGACAAATCCAAGTACAGGTAAAATTCATACTTGTGGCGAGTGAgcagaaatattaataaaattgataagcAAGTAGGCTTAGACCTATTTTACACAAGCGTAGCATCGGCTCATCTCAGCTTATATCTACTACTGTCGTTCGCAGTAACATAAGTGTTCGTTACTAAACTT contains the following coding sequences:
- the LOC126971735 gene encoding uncharacterized protein LOC126971735, with product MAAAHTLSVPAPAERRPEGRAGSRRIFPPQFKLQVLDAYRRDAQCRGNQRATARKFGIHRRQIQKWLQAEPALRAALLRRAPQPAPSPPPYSVGSPESARLPSPPPPLPVVTTTSPVQVLTGVAAPVPRAQSFIAEPIDLSVRRLSPPPAPIPSYAPATPVPPKKPFKLFRPYLMEDEDDKRASLACGRGGHVSAFVPVQSAAACSLPACSPCSLPACSPCSMPACSPCPPCPLPAYAAPLR